The Calliphora vicina chromosome 3, idCalVici1.1, whole genome shotgun sequence genome contains a region encoding:
- the Jhbp6 gene encoding circadian clock-controlled protein daywake encodes MKLQGDYSLFGRILLIPLNGRGEVFLDAENMTVVMHTKTRLYEKGGFTFYNVTSTHVDFKLEGLKSYFSNLFNGQKQLEDSTNKFFNDNWRMLTDALYTVITQTIQDILLDVLRKIFHFIPANFFVTDIPTPEQLYGKAKPKKS; translated from the exons ATGAAATTGCAAGGGGACTACAGTCTGTTTGGCAGAATATTATTGATACCTTTAAATGGTAGAGGTGAAGTGTTTTTAGATGCGG aaaacatgACAGTTGTCATGCACACCAAGACCAGGTTGTATGAAAAAGGTGGCTTTACTTTTTACAATGTTACCAGTACCCATGTTGATTTTAAATTGGAGGGTTTGAAATCCTATTTCTCTAAtctgttcaatggacaaaaacaATTGG AGGACAGCACCAATAAATTCTTTAATGACAACTGGCGCATGTTGACCGATGCTTTGTACACTGTTATTACCCAAACTATCCAGGATATTTTACTTGATGTCTTGAGAAAAATTTTCCACTTTATACCAGCCAACTTCTTTGTCACCGATATACCCACCCCAGAGCAATTGTATGGCAAAGCGAAAcctaaaaaatcttaa